The following proteins come from a genomic window of Candidatus Paceibacterota bacterium:
- a CDS encoding exonuclease domain-containing protein produces the protein MIVVDVETSGLNPDKHSLLSIGAVDFSNSKRQFYEECRIWDGAHIDGEALAVNGFTKEQIVDPKKKSEAEIVKDFLDWAQASEEYTVAGENPSLDVAFIVAGARRAHMTAPLHHRTIDLHSICLADMIKRGIRLPIKDKKTDLNSDKIMAYIGIPAEPKPHIGINGAKWEAEALSRLLYNRPFFEDFGQYPIPWLKNGQS, from the coding sequence ATGATTGTCGTTGATGTTGAAACATCAGGTTTAAATCCGGACAAGCACTCACTTCTCTCAATTGGGGCAGTCGATTTTAGTAATTCAAAAAGGCAATTTTATGAAGAATGTCGGATTTGGGACGGTGCCCATATTGATGGCGAGGCTCTGGCGGTTAACGGTTTTACTAAAGAGCAGATTGTTGATCCAAAGAAGAAATCTGAGGCCGAGATCGTGAAGGACTTTCTGGATTGGGCGCAAGCTTCCGAAGAGTACACGGTAGCGGGGGAGAACCCGTCGCTTGATGTGGCTTTTATTGTGGCGGGGGCTAGGAGAGCTCATATGACCGCGCCACTGCATCATCGTACAATCGATTTGCACTCAATTTGCCTCGCCGACATGATTAAAAGGGGAATCAGGCTTCCAATTAAGGACAAAAAGACAGATTTGAATTCGGATAAAATAATGGCTTATATCGGAATTCCGGCCGAGCCGAAACCCCACATCGGAATCAATGGGGCGAAGTGGGAGGCAGAGGCCCTTTCCAGATTGCTATATAACAGGCCGTTTTTCGAAGACTTTGGACAATATCCAATCCCATGGCTCAAAAACGGCCAATCCTAG
- a CDS encoding peptidoglycan DD-metalloendopeptidase family protein: protein MKTLVSRILISVSILAVFGFLASPSLGAEIDDLKAKIAEKNQAISDLEKEIETYQKQINEVGDKAKTLQNYIKTLNLTITKLNRDVALTETQIAATGYTINQLTLEIKKQQASIETNTEAVAKILREVDRSEGQSMVEAALIYNSFSEVWNDIEASNRLQESVREKINQLIATKADLESKRKSQEAEKDKLGKLKNNLSGQKQVVNQNKAAQNNLLIATKNQESEYQRILKDKLAKKSAFEAELFAFESQLQIAIDPSKLPSVGTGVLKWPVDKVLITQYFGNTDFASKNPQVYNGKGHTGIDFRASIGTAIKAAGAGKITGVGDTDLIKGCYSYGRWVMIDHNDGLSTLYAHLSVISVRQGQTVNTGDIIGYSGSTGYATGPHLHFGVYATQGIRIVKYENSLNCKNAIVPIADPKAYLNPLSYL, encoded by the coding sequence ATGAAGACGCTTGTTTCCAGAATTCTAATTTCAGTTTCGATTCTTGCCGTTTTTGGATTCCTGGCCTCGCCATCTCTGGGAGCCGAAATTGACGATCTCAAGGCCAAAATTGCCGAAAAAAATCAGGCGATTTCAGATTTGGAAAAGGAAATTGAGACTTACCAGAAACAAATCAACGAAGTCGGTGACAAGGCCAAGACTCTGCAAAATTATATCAAGACCCTAAACCTAACCATCACCAAACTAAACCGCGATGTCGCCCTGACCGAAACCCAAATTGCCGCTACCGGCTATACCATCAATCAGCTGACACTAGAGATTAAAAAACAGCAAGCGAGCATTGAGACCAATACCGAGGCGGTGGCAAAAATCTTACGGGAAGTCGACCGCAGTGAGGGCCAATCAATGGTTGAGGCGGCTCTTATTTACAACAGCTTCAGTGAAGTCTGGAACGATATCGAAGCCTCAAACCGACTGCAAGAAAGTGTGCGTGAAAAAATCAATCAGTTGATCGCCACCAAGGCCGACCTTGAATCCAAAAGGAAATCCCAGGAAGCCGAAAAGGACAAACTCGGCAAGCTCAAAAACAATCTCTCCGGTCAAAAGCAGGTTGTAAACCAGAACAAGGCTGCCCAAAATAATTTGCTAATTGCCACCAAAAATCAGGAGTCCGAATATCAGCGCATCCTAAAGGATAAACTGGCAAAAAAGTCCGCTTTCGAGGCCGAGTTGTTTGCCTTTGAGTCGCAGTTGCAAATTGCGATCGACCCTTCAAAATTACCCTCAGTCGGGACTGGAGTACTTAAGTGGCCAGTCGACAAGGTCTTAATCACTCAATATTTCGGCAACACTGATTTTGCTTCAAAGAATCCTCAAGTCTATAACGGTAAAGGCCACACCGGCATAGATTTCCGCGCCTCAATCGGCACAGCCATCAAGGCTGCCGGCGCCGGAAAAATCACCGGAGTAGGGGATACCGACTTGATTAAAGGTTGCTACTCGTATGGTCGCTGGGTCATGATTGACCACAACGACGGTCTCTCTACTCTCTACGCCCATCTTTCGGTAATTTCAGTAAGACAGGGACAAACCGTGAATACCGGAGATATTATTGGCTATAGTGGCAGTACCGGCTATGCGACCGGACCCCACTTACACTTTGGTGTCTATGCAACACAGGGTATAAGAATTGTCAAGTACGAGAACAGCCTCAACTGCAAAAACGCAATCGTTCCGATTGCTGACCCGAAAGCATACCTGAATCCGTTATCCTACTTGTAG
- a CDS encoding glutamate--tRNA ligase family protein, which yields MTKTSNTKPVVRFAPSPTGLFHIGSARTALFNYLFARHNRGRFQIRIEDTDKERSEAKYEKEIFDSLAWLGLEFDNQDKVVRQSERTTIYRGYLEKMIADGTAYISKEAPKEGGRAEVIRFRNPGEKITFNDEIRGEITFDTAELKDFVIAKSLDEPIFHLAVVVDDFEMGVTHVIRGEDHISNTPRQILIQRAIGAPQPIYAHIPLILAPDKSKLSKRKHGESVSLSYFKNAGYLPEAMLNFLALLGWGADATKEIFTKSELIEKFALEKVNKGGAIFNLEKLNWLNKEYLKLEIRKPDFEPTTYLPTEILEGKSPAQIKLIFETIFERIQVWDDIKKMLTSGEINYLKSDPKYDGEKLIWKGSDATRTAQNLEQILGLIRPIDESDFADKDRLRTAVWDYAEKTGRGAVLWPMRFGLTGLDKSPDPFSVAAMIGKTATVRRLEEAVRILSLK from the coding sequence TCAGATCCGAATTGAAGACACGGATAAGGAGCGATCGGAAGCCAAATACGAGAAAGAAATTTTCGATTCCTTGGCCTGGCTCGGGCTGGAATTCGACAATCAAGACAAGGTCGTTCGCCAATCCGAAAGAACCACGATTTACCGTGGCTATCTGGAAAAAATGATTGCCGATGGAACAGCCTACATTTCCAAGGAAGCCCCCAAGGAAGGCGGCCGGGCCGAAGTAATTCGTTTTAGAAATCCGGGCGAGAAGATTACCTTCAACGACGAAATCCGAGGTGAAATTACTTTTGACACTGCTGAGCTCAAGGATTTTGTCATTGCCAAAAGCTTGGATGAACCGATTTTCCATTTGGCGGTGGTAGTCGACGATTTCGAAATGGGCGTCACCCATGTCATTCGAGGTGAAGACCACATCTCAAACACACCAAGGCAAATTTTGATCCAAAGGGCCATTGGCGCCCCTCAGCCAATTTATGCCCACATTCCTTTAATTCTAGCTCCGGATAAATCCAAACTTTCCAAGCGCAAACATGGCGAGAGCGTCTCCTTGAGTTATTTTAAAAATGCCGGCTACCTGCCGGAAGCCATGCTTAACTTCCTGGCACTTTTGGGCTGGGGCGCCGATGCCACCAAGGAAATTTTTACCAAAAGCGAGCTGATTGAAAAATTTGCGCTCGAGAAAGTAAACAAGGGTGGGGCAATTTTCAACCTCGAAAAGCTAAACTGGTTAAACAAAGAGTACCTGAAACTGGAAATTAGAAAACCTGATTTCGAGCCAACAACCTATTTGCCGACAGAAATTCTGGAAGGTAAAAGCCCCGCCCAAATTAAGTTGATTTTCGAGACGATTTTCGAGCGAATCCAGGTTTGGGATGACATTAAAAAAATGCTCACCTCAGGCGAGATTAATTACTTAAAATCCGACCCTAAATATGACGGAGAAAAATTGATTTGGAAGGGGAGTGACGCCACGAGAACCGCTCAAAACCTCGAGCAAATCCTTGGTCTCATTCGGCCGATAGACGAGAGCGATTTTGCAGATAAAGACCGACTAAGGACTGCCGTTTGGGATTACGCCGAGAAAACTGGGCGCGGGGCGGTCCTCTGGCCAATGCGCTTTGGCTTGACTGGCCTGGATAAATCACCCGACCCCTTTAGTGTTGCCGCCATGATTGGCAAAACCGCGACTGTAAGACGGCTGGAGGAAGCGGTTCGAATTCTAAGTCTGAAATAA
- a CDS encoding phosphoribosyltransferase, with product MADVILDQAISEKPTSVNPDFLETLRKMRDDYQDTGAGSAHDLPPQFSIGNLFRAVDDMLVRVEEKCQSLKNPNHRLTEEETRYVLQEFLLGTNDLSVNAIKKFFLKNTKIGGILSGGSVYVEVVKKLVERYSDQALTVNTFAIAVDKEKKKAVFESDDADDTMQTVVVVDDMIDKGGTILTALWAVGEQFPNATIYSGKGTDQPGGFEERRIRKHMTHLSVLFQDFADFSEAGRNDEALMLFEQAEQYAKSNGVLLQNGWYKRKERIEKLTGKGGGQK from the coding sequence ATGGCCGATGTAATTCTTGATCAAGCAATTAGCGAAAAGCCAACATCGGTTAACCCTGATTTTTTGGAGACATTGCGGAAAATGCGGGATGATTATCAGGACACAGGCGCAGGCTCGGCACATGATCTTCCTCCCCAATTTTCGATAGGTAATCTGTTTAGGGCGGTAGACGATATGCTGGTCAGGGTTGAAGAAAAGTGTCAATCATTGAAAAACCCGAATCACAGATTGACGGAGGAGGAAACACGGTATGTGTTGCAAGAGTTTCTGTTGGGTACAAATGATCTTAGTGTGAATGCAATAAAGAAGTTTTTTCTTAAAAATACAAAGATTGGTGGAATTTTGAGCGGCGGAAGTGTTTATGTTGAGGTTGTTAAAAAACTAGTCGAAAGATATTCTGACCAGGCTCTCACTGTAAATACTTTTGCAATTGCTGTCGATAAGGAAAAGAAAAAAGCAGTTTTTGAATCTGATGACGCCGATGATACTATGCAAACAGTCGTAGTTGTTGATGATATGATTGATAAGGGTGGTACGATACTGACCGCCCTTTGGGCTGTCGGCGAACAGTTTCCAAATGCTACAATTTATTCAGGAAAGGGCACTGACCAACCTGGTGGTTTTGAAGAGCGTCGGATTCGGAAGCACATGACCCACCTTAGTGTGCTATTTCAGGATTTTGCCGACTTTTCCGAGGCGGGCAGGAATGATGAGGCACTTATGCTTTTTGAACAAGCAGAACAATATGCCAAGAGTAATGGAGTGCTTTTGCAAAACGGCTGGTATAAGCGGAAAGAGCGGATTGAAAAACTAACTGGTAAGGGCGGAGGACAAAAGTGA